TTCACGCGCTCGCGGCTTACGAATACGTCATCGGGCGCGGCGGGTTGCGTTTCCAATTTAAGACGCCCATTAAGATGTGGGTGAATCTTTTGAATGGCATTGAGGCGCACCGTCATGCCACGACTCACTCGGAAAAAGTCGCGTGGGTCGAGCAAGCTTTCGAGTTCCTCAAGCGTGTTGTCCACGAAGTGTTTTTTTCCCGAAAAAGTAAAAGCCTGCGTCAGCCCGTCGGAAGAGCGAAAAAAGGCTATGTCGGCGGCAGTCAGGAAAGCGAGCTGTTGGCCTGTTTTCACCAAAAAACGGTCTTTGTAGGTTTCCTTTTTGAAAAAGCGATGAAGCACCTCATAGTCGAAGGCTACCGGCTTGTTTTTCTGTTTTTCGATTTTTTCCAACGAACGCCCCAGTTCCTCAGGGTCAATGGGCTTGAGCAGATAATCCACGGCGCTCACCTTAAAAGCCTGCACGGCATACTGGTCGAAGGCTGTGGTGAACACCACCGGAGCGTTCACCTCGACTTGCCTGAAAATATCGAAGCTCAGTCCATCGGCGATTTGGATGTCCATGAACACCAAGTCGGGAGCGGGGAAGGTTCGCAGCCACTGCACGGCACCCTCCACTGAATCGAGCGTGTCGAGTATCTGGCAGGTTGGCAGCTGCGCCATGAGGAGCTTGGTCAGTTGTCGGGCAGCGGG
This genomic interval from Saprospiraceae bacterium contains the following:
- a CDS encoding response regulator transcription factor, coding for MKILLIEDELPAARQLTKLLMAQLPTCQILDTLDSVEGAVQWLRTFPAPDLVFMDIQIADGLSFDIFRQVEVNAPVVFTTAFDQYAVQAFKVSAVDYLLKPIDPEELGRSLEKIEKQKNKPVAFDYEVLHRFFKKETYKDRFLVKTGQQLAFLTAADIAFFRSSDGLTQAFTFSGKKHFVDNTLEELESLLDPRDFFRVSRGMTVRLNAIQKIHPHLNGRLKLETQPAAPDDVFVSRERVNEFKAWLGG